ATAAAAAAACTTGTGCTGTTCTTTCCCTCCTGGAGGTGGTGCCTTTGATTGCAGGCAATTTACCCCGTTCTGCGGGGAAGAAGTAACAAGTTCGCAGTAAAACGACTAATAAACAAATAAAACAATCAAACAGGGGGCGGAGAGTCGATGCCGCTCCCTTTTTATGGCATAATCGGCGAGAAAAACTTGATTCCATCCATATTGAATCCGATGTGCTCGTAATCCGAAACAACCACCCGCGCCATCTTGAGCTCCTTGTCGCCCTCCTTGTAATTCCATCCGCATTCATGGATGACAAATGGTCTGCCATCCACGCTTCCGAGATAGAGGCCGATATGCCCTGTCGAGCCGGTAAAGGTTATTCCCGCGGGCATTTCACCGAGACGGCGGTTTTTTTCTGCCATATCCTTCATATCTCCGACAAAGACAGCTTGATCGGTGCAGAGCTGCTGGAACGACCAGTACCGCGGAAGGTCAATTCCGAAACACTGGAAAATCACCCGCATGATACCGCCGCAGTCGCGTTCGTCCCAGGAATCATGCCAGCCGTAGGGACGGCCGAGAAGCCTGAACGCAGTGGTTATTGCATTCCGCTTCGTATAGGGGAGAAAACCCTCGTGAACGCTCCCGTCGCGGCGCACCCAGCCCTCTCCTGTCATGAGGGAGCCGTCGGGCTTACGCACCGGTATCGACACTCTGAATCCGCTGTCCGTTTTTCCCCTGACCGTGAGACGCTCCCCCATGTAAACGCTTCCGAGGAATATCGAGCATTTCTCGTCCGCATACAGGGGCGCTTTATGGTCGATGACCACGATGAATTCACCGCCCGCACCGAAAGCCCGTACAGCTTTTTCATCTCCGTATGCGATATCGGCTGACGGCACCCAGCCCCATGCGATGGGGCTCATGACGAACTGGAAGTCCCTTTTCTGCGAAAAGTGGAGAACGGCGACCGGCATACCCATATCGAGCGATGTGACGTTGATGTCGTCGAGATACCCCCGCATACGGTATCCCGGTTCGGCGGTGGGATAGAGACGCGCCGAGGTGTGACGGACGATAATGCCTTTTATGGGGCGAATGGTATCCGGGACCGAGCCGAGGTTGACGGCGGATTGTATCTCCGTCTTTTTTCCTTCGGTCAGCGGAAGCTCCCACCGGTCGTAGAGCGTCGTTTTCATGAGGCGTTCGTTATTCTGTTCGAGACGTTCCCGGACGGTGCTTCCCGGAAAAGTATCGCCGGCGGCGAGCGGATTCATGCGGTTCAGTACGGGACCGTCCATCTCGATCTGGGCGATGTTTTTTGCATAGGGATGGTCAGCGCCGATACTCCGGGAGGTGTTGAGACTGTTGAACGTCCCGATCTGCCGGTCTGTCATGATTACCCGGTCGGGGTCGTCGATCCGGGCAATCCAGTAGCCGGGATCGTTCATCTCAACCGTTGTCCCCGGGAGCGCTTCCGGCGCCCGTTCGGGAAAGTCCTGTGCTGTTACCGCTTTTCCGTATGGCACCGAGACGCAAAGGATTAAAAAAATGACGGCGGCTCTCATATGACGAGAGAGCATTTCAGTGGGCGAAATGGTTTGCATGATGTCCTCAGAGTTAAATGTATGGTATATTATAATTTATATCCTGTTCGGAAAAATGAGCGAAGTTTTTAATCATTCTCAATGAATACAGCAGAAAGATGAAATGGCTCTGACGGAACCATGTCCAAAGTAGGATAAATTTCAGGGTTGTCAAGAAGAAATATGATCGCTGGCGCCCCCCATTTTTTTTCAGAACATCATATTACTATGATACTTTCCTTTGCCTGCCCAAAGGAAAGGGCGCCCGTGAAAAGCCTTTTTCCCCGTTCACTGCCCGTTTTTCGGGAATGTGTGAACTCACGAGCCTTCGGCTCGCTCGGACAGCACCCATTCTTTTTCCGAAAACCGGTTGTGACCGCGGGGCTTTTCA
This region of bacterium genomic DNA includes:
- a CDS encoding SH3 domain-containing protein, with product MQTISPTEMLSRHMRAAVIFLILCVSVPYGKAVTAQDFPERAPEALPGTTVEMNDPGYWIARIDDPDRVIMTDRQIGTFNSLNTSRSIGADHPYAKNIAQIEMDGPVLNRMNPLAAGDTFPGSTVRERLEQNNERLMKTTLYDRWELPLTEGKKTEIQSAVNLGSVPDTIRPIKGIIVRHTSARLYPTAEPGYRMRGYLDDINVTSLDMGMPVAVLHFSQKRDFQFVMSPIAWGWVPSADIAYGDEKAVRAFGAGGEFIVVIDHKAPLYADEKCSIFLGSVYMGERLTVRGKTDSGFRVSIPVRKPDGSLMTGEGWVRRDGSVHEGFLPYTKRNAITTAFRLLGRPYGWHDSWDERDCGGIMRVIFQCFGIDLPRYWSFQQLCTDQAVFVGDMKDMAEKNRRLGEMPAGITFTGSTGHIGLYLGSVDGRPFVIHECGWNYKEGDKELKMARVVVSDYEHIGFNMDGIKFFSPIMP